In one Dunckerocampus dactyliophorus isolate RoL2022-P2 chromosome 9, RoL_Ddac_1.1, whole genome shotgun sequence genomic region, the following are encoded:
- the LOC129187852 gene encoding plasma membrane ascorbate-dependent reductase CYBRD1, with the protein MAAMENYKLFLITLFSAAVLGVVSIIFVLRWVLHFKEGLAWDGGSAEFNWHPVLIVCGFIVLQGLAIIVYRLPWSWQYSKLTMKFIHAGLNLVAFIFAVVSMVAVFDYHNAAKIPNMYSLHSWLGLTAVILYGVQLVLGFGMYLIPVTPVSWRAAFMPVHVYSGLLLFASIIAVALMGITEKLIFALTNPKYKDSPPEAIFVNVLGFLLVVFGALILWIATRQSWKRPSEQILHSLHSDRAGEESTKVGPAMSQLSEENDAEATGELRRRSNH; encoded by the exons ATGGCCGCCATGGAGAACTACAAACTCTTTCTGATCACTTTGTTTTCCGCTGCGGTGCTGGGCGTCGTCTCCATCATATTCGTACTGAGATGGGTTCTGCACTTTAAAGAGGGTCTGGCTTGGGACGGAGGTTCGGCCGAGTTCAACTGGCACCCGGTGCTGATCGTCTGCGGGTTTATTGTCCTGCAGGGTCTGG CCATCATCGTGTACAGACTCCCATGGAGCTGGCAGTACAGCAAGCTTACAATGAAGTTCATCCACGCAGGCTTGAACTTGGTGgccttcatttttgctgttgtgtcgATGGTGGCGGTTTTTGACTACCACAATGCCGCCAAAATCCCCAATATGTACAGCCTGCACAGCTGGCTGGGTCTGACAGCTGTGATACTCTATGGTGTGCAG CTTGTTTTAGGGTTTGGCATGTACTTGATACCTGTGACACCTGTATCCTGGAGGGCGGCCTTCATGCCTGTGCATGTCTACAGTGGTCTTCTACTCTTTGCATCCATTATAGCAGTGGCACTTATGGGCATCACTGAGAAACTTATATTTGCGCT GACCAACCCCAAGTACAAAGACTCTCCTCCGGAGGCAATATTTGTGAACGTTCTGGGATTCCTTCTGGTCGTTTTCGGAGCGCTGATCCTGTGGATTGCCACTCGGCAGTCTTGGAAACGGCCCAGTGAGCAGATCTTGCATAGCTTGCATTCCGATCGGGCCGGTGAGGAGAGCACAAAAGTGGGTCCGGCTATGTCTCAGCTCTCGGAGGAAAACGATGCTGAAGCCACAGGGGAGCTCCGCAGGAGGAGTAATCATTAG